In a genomic window of Gossypium arboreum isolate Shixiya-1 chromosome 9, ASM2569848v2, whole genome shotgun sequence:
- the LOC108453276 gene encoding vacuolar protein sorting-associated protein 41 homolog isoform X1, giving the protein MSPFPSENGVEGDDEREEEEDEDVDDDEEEEEEAEEDEEEPRLKYQRMGGSIPSLLSGEAASCISVAERMIALGTHDGTVHILDFLGNQVKEFAAHSAAVNDLSFDIEGEYIGSCSDDGSVVLNSLFSDEKLKFEYHRPMKAIALDPDYARKTSRRFVTGGLAGHLYFNTKKWLGYKDQVLHSGEGPIHAVKWRTSLIAWANDAGVKVYDAANDQRITFIERPRGTPHPEILLPHLVWQDDTLLVIGWGTSVKIAAIRTNLNKGTNGTYKRVMSNTNQVDIVASFQTSYYISGIAPFADALVVLAYIPSEDGEKEFSSAMPSRQQGNAQRPEVRIVSWNNDELATDALPVHGFEHYKAKDYSLAHAPFSGSSYAGGQWAAGDEPIYYIVSPKDVVIAKPRDAEDHISWLLQHGWHEKALAAVEAGQGRSELLDEVGSRYLDHLIVERKYAEAASLCPKLLRGSATAWERWVFHFAHLRQLPVLVPYMPTENPRLRDTAYEVALVALATNPSFHKDLLSTVKSWPRVIYSALPVISAIEPQLNTSSMTDALKEALAELYVINGQYEKAFSLYADLMKPDIFDFIEKHNLHDSIREKVVQLMMVDCKQAVNSLIQNRDLIAPSEVVSQLLNTRNKCDSRYFLHLYLHSLFEVNPHAGKDFHDMQVELYVEYEPKMLLPFLRSSQHYTLEKAYEICDRRDLLREQVFILGRMGNSKQALAVIINELGDIEEAVEFVTMQHDDDLWEELIHQCLHKPEMVGVLLEHTVGNLDPLYIVNMVPNGLEIPRLRDRLVKIITDYRTETSLRHGCNDILKADCVNLSVKYYNEAKRAVCLSNEEDDARSKRDASRASQVITPSVRNMEVKSKTRGGGRCCMCFDPFSIQNVSVVVFFCCHAYHTTCLMESTETNSTNKKGTGGPSEGLYEYEYEDEQEDDNGSEAGGPRMRCILCTTATS; this is encoded by the exons ATGTCTCCCTTCCCATCCGAAAACGGCGTCGAAGGAGACGAcgagagagaagaagaagaagacgaaGATGTagatgatgatgaagaagaagaagaagaagcggAGGAGGACGAAGAGGAGCCCAGGCTTAAGTATCAAAGAATGGGAGGTAGCATCCCTTCCCTGCTCTCAGGCGAGGCCGCCTCCTGTATCTCCGTCGCCGAACGCATGATCGCACTCGGAACGCACGATGGAACCGTTCATATCCTCGACTTTTTGGGAAATCAG GTTAAGGAATTTGCTGCTCATTCAGCTGCAGTGAATGACCTTAGTTTTGATATAGAAGGTGAATATATTGGAAGCTGTTCAGATGATGGCTCTGTTGTACTAAATAGTCTTTTCAGCGACGAGAAATTGAAATTTGAGTATCATCGTCCTATGAAAGCCATTGCACTTGACCCTGATTATGCAAGAAAAACATCTAGGAGATTTGTAACTGGTGGTTTAGCTGGTCACTTGTATTTTAATACCAAAAAGTGGCTTGGCTATAAGGATCAG GTTTTGCACTCAGGTGAAGGTCCAATCCATGCAGTGAAATGGAGAACGAGTCTCATTGCTTGGGCTAATGATGCGGGAGTAAAAGTTTATGATGCTGCAAATGATCAGCGGATTACATTTATAGAAAGACCAAGAGGGACTCCTCATCCTGAAATCTTGCTCCCTCATTTAGTTTGGCAG GATGATACTTTATTGGTGATTGGCTGGGGTACTTCTGTTAAAATTGCTGCAATAAGAACAAATCTGAACAAGGGAACAAATGGAACATATAAGCGTGTTATGTCTAACACGAACCAAGTAGATATTGTGGCATCGTTTCAAACTAGCTATTATATATCAGGGATTGCGCCTTTTGCTGATGCTTTGGTTGTTCTAGCCTATATTCCTAGTGAAGATGGAGAGAAGGAATTTAGCAGTGCAATGCCATCAAGACAG CAGGGAAATGCACAGAGACCAGAGGTACGTATAGTGTCTTGGAACAATGATGAATTGGCAACTGATGCTCTACCTGTACAtggctttgagcactataaagcAAAGGACTATTCCTTGGCCCATGCTCCCTTCTCAG GCAGCAGTTATGCCGGTGGACAGTGGGCTGCTGGTGATGAACCAATATATTATATTGTATCGCCAAAGGATGTTGTCATAGCAAAACCTAG GGATGCTGAGGATCATATTTCATGGCTTCTTCAACATGGATGGCATGAAAAAGCTTTAGCAGCAGTTGAGGCTGGGCAGGGACGAAGTGAACTTCTTGATGaa GTGGGATCTAGATACCTTGATCATTTGATTGTGGAAAGGAAATATGCTGAGGCTGCATCCTTGTGTCCTAAATTGTTGCGAGGATCTGCTACAGCTTGGGAAAG ATGGGTATTCCATTTTGCTCATCTCCGTCAGCTTCCTGTATTGGTTCCATATATGCCAACAGAAAACCCCAGGCTGCGTGATACTGCTTATGAG GTTGCTCTTGTGGCTCTGGCAACAAATCCATCATTTCATAAGGATCTTTTGTCAACTGTTAAATCATGGCCACGTGTCATTTATTCCGCATTGCCTGTCATTTCTGCAATTGAGCCCCAGCTAAATACTTCGTCAATGACTGATGCCCTTAAAGAG GCACTTGCAGAGTTGTATGTTATTAATGGGCAGTATGAGAAAGCTTTTTCACTGTATGCTGAT CTCATGAAGCCAGATATATTTGACTTCATTGAAAAGCACAACTTGCATGATTCTATTCGTGAAAAG GTTGTGCAGTTGATGATGGTTGATTGTAAGCAAGCGGTTAATTCGTTGATCCAAAATAGGGACTTAATTGCACCATCTGAAGTTGTTTCACAGCTTCTGAATACTAGAAATAAGTGTGATTCGAGATATTTCTTGCATTTATATCTGCATTCCTTGTTTGAAGTAAACCCGCATGCTGGCAAGGATTTTCATGATATGCAG GTGGAGCTTTATGTTGAGTATGAGCCAAAGATGCTACTCCCTTTTCTTCGCAGTAGTCAACATTACACATTGGAGAAG GCGTATGAGATCTGTGACAGAAGAGATCTTTTAAGGGAGCAAGTATTCATCCTTGGAAGAATGGGGAATTCAAAACAAGCTCTTGCTGTCATCATAAATGAATTAGGAGATATAGAAGAG GCTGTAGAATTTGTGACCATGCAGCATGATGACGATCTTTGGGAAGAACTAATTCATCAATGCCTCCATAAACCAGAAATG GTGGGCGTCTTATTGGAACACACTGTTGGCAATCTTGATCCTCTCTATATTGTAAATATGGTGCCCAATGGCCTAGAGATACCTCG gctGAGGGATCGTCTAGTCAAAATTATTACTGATTACAGAACTGAAACTTCTCTCAGACATGGCTGCAACGATATACTCAAG GCTGATTGTGTTAACCTGTCGGTAAAATACTACAATGAAGCGAAACGAGCAGTTTGCTTgagtaatgaagaagatgatgcacGATCCAAGAGGGATGCCAGTAGAGCTTCTCAAGTCATAACACCTAGTGTAAGAAATATGGAGGTTAAATCTAAAACAAGGGGAGGTGGCAGATGTTGCATGTGTTTTGATCCTTTCTCGATACAAAACGTATCAGTCGTCGTGTTCTTTTGCTGCCATGCTTATCACACGACTTGCTTGATGGAATCTACTGAAACTAATAGCACCAACAAAAAAGGGACTGGAGGTCCCTCTGAGGGGTTATATGAGTATGAGTATGAGGACGAGCAGGAGGATGACAATGGTAGCGAGGCTGGTGGTCCTCGGATGCGATGTATTCTATGTACTACAGCGACGAGTTAA
- the LOC108453276 gene encoding vacuolar protein sorting-associated protein 41 homolog isoform X2, with the protein MSPFPSENGVEGDDEREEEEDEDVDDDEEEEEEAEEDEEEPRLKYQRMGGSIPSLLSGEAASCISVAERMIALGTHDGTVHILDFLGNQVKEFAAHSAAVNDLSFDIEGEYIGSCSDDGSVVLNSLFSDEKLKFEYHRPMKAIALDPDYARKTSRRFVTGGLAGHLYFNTKKWLGYKDQVLHSGEGPIHAVKWRTSLIAWANDAGVKVYDAANDQRITFIERPRGTPHPEILLPHLVWQDDTLLVIGWGTSVKIAAIRTNLNKGTNGTYKRVMSNTNQVDIVASFQTSYYISGIAPFADALVVLAYIPSEDGEKEFSSAMPSRQGNAQRPEVRIVSWNNDELATDALPVHGFEHYKAKDYSLAHAPFSGSSYAGGQWAAGDEPIYYIVSPKDVVIAKPRDAEDHISWLLQHGWHEKALAAVEAGQGRSELLDEVGSRYLDHLIVERKYAEAASLCPKLLRGSATAWERWVFHFAHLRQLPVLVPYMPTENPRLRDTAYEVALVALATNPSFHKDLLSTVKSWPRVIYSALPVISAIEPQLNTSSMTDALKEALAELYVINGQYEKAFSLYADLMKPDIFDFIEKHNLHDSIREKVVQLMMVDCKQAVNSLIQNRDLIAPSEVVSQLLNTRNKCDSRYFLHLYLHSLFEVNPHAGKDFHDMQVELYVEYEPKMLLPFLRSSQHYTLEKAYEICDRRDLLREQVFILGRMGNSKQALAVIINELGDIEEAVEFVTMQHDDDLWEELIHQCLHKPEMVGVLLEHTVGNLDPLYIVNMVPNGLEIPRLRDRLVKIITDYRTETSLRHGCNDILKADCVNLSVKYYNEAKRAVCLSNEEDDARSKRDASRASQVITPSVRNMEVKSKTRGGGRCCMCFDPFSIQNVSVVVFFCCHAYHTTCLMESTETNSTNKKGTGGPSEGLYEYEYEDEQEDDNGSEAGGPRMRCILCTTATS; encoded by the exons ATGTCTCCCTTCCCATCCGAAAACGGCGTCGAAGGAGACGAcgagagagaagaagaagaagacgaaGATGTagatgatgatgaagaagaagaagaagaagcggAGGAGGACGAAGAGGAGCCCAGGCTTAAGTATCAAAGAATGGGAGGTAGCATCCCTTCCCTGCTCTCAGGCGAGGCCGCCTCCTGTATCTCCGTCGCCGAACGCATGATCGCACTCGGAACGCACGATGGAACCGTTCATATCCTCGACTTTTTGGGAAATCAG GTTAAGGAATTTGCTGCTCATTCAGCTGCAGTGAATGACCTTAGTTTTGATATAGAAGGTGAATATATTGGAAGCTGTTCAGATGATGGCTCTGTTGTACTAAATAGTCTTTTCAGCGACGAGAAATTGAAATTTGAGTATCATCGTCCTATGAAAGCCATTGCACTTGACCCTGATTATGCAAGAAAAACATCTAGGAGATTTGTAACTGGTGGTTTAGCTGGTCACTTGTATTTTAATACCAAAAAGTGGCTTGGCTATAAGGATCAG GTTTTGCACTCAGGTGAAGGTCCAATCCATGCAGTGAAATGGAGAACGAGTCTCATTGCTTGGGCTAATGATGCGGGAGTAAAAGTTTATGATGCTGCAAATGATCAGCGGATTACATTTATAGAAAGACCAAGAGGGACTCCTCATCCTGAAATCTTGCTCCCTCATTTAGTTTGGCAG GATGATACTTTATTGGTGATTGGCTGGGGTACTTCTGTTAAAATTGCTGCAATAAGAACAAATCTGAACAAGGGAACAAATGGAACATATAAGCGTGTTATGTCTAACACGAACCAAGTAGATATTGTGGCATCGTTTCAAACTAGCTATTATATATCAGGGATTGCGCCTTTTGCTGATGCTTTGGTTGTTCTAGCCTATATTCCTAGTGAAGATGGAGAGAAGGAATTTAGCAGTGCAATGCCATCAAGACAG GGAAATGCACAGAGACCAGAGGTACGTATAGTGTCTTGGAACAATGATGAATTGGCAACTGATGCTCTACCTGTACAtggctttgagcactataaagcAAAGGACTATTCCTTGGCCCATGCTCCCTTCTCAG GCAGCAGTTATGCCGGTGGACAGTGGGCTGCTGGTGATGAACCAATATATTATATTGTATCGCCAAAGGATGTTGTCATAGCAAAACCTAG GGATGCTGAGGATCATATTTCATGGCTTCTTCAACATGGATGGCATGAAAAAGCTTTAGCAGCAGTTGAGGCTGGGCAGGGACGAAGTGAACTTCTTGATGaa GTGGGATCTAGATACCTTGATCATTTGATTGTGGAAAGGAAATATGCTGAGGCTGCATCCTTGTGTCCTAAATTGTTGCGAGGATCTGCTACAGCTTGGGAAAG ATGGGTATTCCATTTTGCTCATCTCCGTCAGCTTCCTGTATTGGTTCCATATATGCCAACAGAAAACCCCAGGCTGCGTGATACTGCTTATGAG GTTGCTCTTGTGGCTCTGGCAACAAATCCATCATTTCATAAGGATCTTTTGTCAACTGTTAAATCATGGCCACGTGTCATTTATTCCGCATTGCCTGTCATTTCTGCAATTGAGCCCCAGCTAAATACTTCGTCAATGACTGATGCCCTTAAAGAG GCACTTGCAGAGTTGTATGTTATTAATGGGCAGTATGAGAAAGCTTTTTCACTGTATGCTGAT CTCATGAAGCCAGATATATTTGACTTCATTGAAAAGCACAACTTGCATGATTCTATTCGTGAAAAG GTTGTGCAGTTGATGATGGTTGATTGTAAGCAAGCGGTTAATTCGTTGATCCAAAATAGGGACTTAATTGCACCATCTGAAGTTGTTTCACAGCTTCTGAATACTAGAAATAAGTGTGATTCGAGATATTTCTTGCATTTATATCTGCATTCCTTGTTTGAAGTAAACCCGCATGCTGGCAAGGATTTTCATGATATGCAG GTGGAGCTTTATGTTGAGTATGAGCCAAAGATGCTACTCCCTTTTCTTCGCAGTAGTCAACATTACACATTGGAGAAG GCGTATGAGATCTGTGACAGAAGAGATCTTTTAAGGGAGCAAGTATTCATCCTTGGAAGAATGGGGAATTCAAAACAAGCTCTTGCTGTCATCATAAATGAATTAGGAGATATAGAAGAG GCTGTAGAATTTGTGACCATGCAGCATGATGACGATCTTTGGGAAGAACTAATTCATCAATGCCTCCATAAACCAGAAATG GTGGGCGTCTTATTGGAACACACTGTTGGCAATCTTGATCCTCTCTATATTGTAAATATGGTGCCCAATGGCCTAGAGATACCTCG gctGAGGGATCGTCTAGTCAAAATTATTACTGATTACAGAACTGAAACTTCTCTCAGACATGGCTGCAACGATATACTCAAG GCTGATTGTGTTAACCTGTCGGTAAAATACTACAATGAAGCGAAACGAGCAGTTTGCTTgagtaatgaagaagatgatgcacGATCCAAGAGGGATGCCAGTAGAGCTTCTCAAGTCATAACACCTAGTGTAAGAAATATGGAGGTTAAATCTAAAACAAGGGGAGGTGGCAGATGTTGCATGTGTTTTGATCCTTTCTCGATACAAAACGTATCAGTCGTCGTGTTCTTTTGCTGCCATGCTTATCACACGACTTGCTTGATGGAATCTACTGAAACTAATAGCACCAACAAAAAAGGGACTGGAGGTCCCTCTGAGGGGTTATATGAGTATGAGTATGAGGACGAGCAGGAGGATGACAATGGTAGCGAGGCTGGTGGTCCTCGGATGCGATGTATTCTATGTACTACAGCGACGAGTTAA